A window of Paraburkholderia megapolitana genomic DNA:
CGGATTTTCCGCACTCGCATACGGTTCGGGCACGGGTCACGTGGCGATCGTCACGGTGCTCAGTTCATTGGCGAGTGCTGTTACGGCCGTGCTTGGATTCGCTATCCGCGGTGAGCGCCCGAGTGTGCCGCAATGGATAGGCATCTCGATCATCACGTTCGGTGTCGTGTCGCTCAAACTGACTTCAGGTATTGCGACGGGCTAACTAACATATCGACCGAGCGGACTGGTACGATCATCGCTTAACCCGACCCCGAAGCGTCGCTTCACCCATGACACTTTTCGACCCCACACGACATGAGCCGCTGATCGAAACCGACTGGGACGAACACGTAGCCCGGGCGACGATCCAGCACATAGCAGCCGGTACGCACGCCAGCTTTAACCCAGACACGTACTGGCCCACGCACTCGCTCGATGGAGGTCCGTCGGACACGCTCACGTATCTTTATCACGGCGCGTGTGGAACGTTCTGGGCGCTCGCCTTTCTGGAATCGGTCGGCGCCACAGCGCCCGGTGTGGACTACGCTCCGCACTATTCGACGCTGCTGGAGCGAAACCGGATCGCGCTGCAAGACGAATCGGCGCAGTCGCTTGCCTCGTACATGATGGGCGACATACCGATCCTGCTGCTCGAATACGAACACACGCCAACCGAACAGCTCGCCGACAAGCTGGCAGATCTTATTCTGTCGAATCTCGACAATCCGACTCGCGAACTCATGTGGGGCTCGCCTGGAACGCTTCTGGCATCGAAGTTTCTCTACGAGCGAACATCGGATGAGCGCTGGGCCGATCTGTTCCGGCTGACCGCGGACAAGCTGTGGTCCGAGTTGCTCTGGTCGCCGGAACATGCGTGCTTCTACTGGACGCAGGATCTGTATGGCAAGCAATCGACTTACCTCGATAGCGTCCACGGTTTCGTTGCCACGGCCGTACCGCTGATCGCCGGTCGGCATTTGCTGAGCGACGAGCGCTGGAGCGGCTGGCGCGAACGCATCACGACTACCGTCTCGCGCACCGCAGTCGTCGATGACGGAAAGGCGAACTGGCACGCTCAGCTCGTCCGCGAAAACGCAAACGTCGCGCCACACCTGATGCAGTTCTGTCACGGCGCACCGGGGTTCGTCATATGTCTCGCCAATATGCCAGGCGACGAACTGGACACGTTATTGCTGGCCGCGGGCGAAGCAACCTGGGCAGCGGGTCCATTGAAGAAAGGCTCGAACCTGTGTCACGGCACGGGCGGCAACGGCTTCGCCTTTCTGTCGCTTTACCGGCGGACTGGCGATAGCAAATGGCTGCATCGCGCACGCGCATTCGCCATGCACGGCATCGCGCAAACGATGGCAGCGGAACGTCAATACGGCCAGCTACGCTATTCGTTGTGGACCGGAGACCCTGGGTTCGCGATCTATCTGTGGAACTGCATACACGGGACGGCTTCGTTTCCGACGCTTGATTTCTTTTTTACGGACATCAAGTAAAGCGCTCGGCGCCGCCCCTTGTTACTCACTTGCCACCCGTAACATCGAGAAACGTGCCAGTGATAAAAGAAGCCTCGTCGCTTGCCAGCCATAAGATCGCGCGCGCAACCTCTTCAGGTTGACCGCCTCTTCCCATTGGGATCGAGTCTCGCACGCGATCCACCCGTCCCGGCTCTCCACCGCTCGCATGCATGTCGGTGTAGATATGTCCTGGGCGAATGCAGTTGACGCGTATTCCGTCCCGCGCGACTTCCTTGGAGAAGCCCATCGTAAATGTCTCGAGCGCACCCTTCGACGCGGCGTAGTCGACATACTCGTTGGGACTACCGAGCCGGGCCGATGCCGACGAGATGTTGATCACAACGCCGCCACGACCACTGTGACGAAACGACATCCGCTTCACCGCCTGTTGCGCGCAGAGGATAGGGCCTATCGAGTTGACCGCGAAGATGCGCTGCATCCGCTCGAAGCTGAGATCCTCCAGCTTCGATTGTTGCGCAATGATCGCAGCGTTATTCACCAGCACATCGATACGGCCAAACTTCTGGTCGATCGCCGCGAATAGCTGAACGACCTGCTCAGGATCGGCGCTGTCTGCGCGCATGGCTAAAGCCCGGCGCCCGACCGCTTCCACATCGGCCACGACCGCAAGGGCAGACGACTCGTCGGAGACGAAGCTTATCGCTACGTCGTAACCTTGTGCGGCAGCAAGCCGCGCAGTGGCCGCGCCGACGCCGCGGGCTCCACCCGTTATCAGAATCAACGGTGCCTGTGCAACAGCATTCATTTAGCGAATCTCCACGTGATGATTCAGACTGACGAAGCAACTGACCGGGATCAATATGCGCTGAATCTTTCGGTACGTGCCATCCATGCCAGTCCGACAACTGCTACACACCCAAAGAGCGCGGGCAGCAAAAAGACGTTAGGCAAGCCCAGTAACGCGACGCCGAAACCGCCCGCAATGCCTCCTAACGCCGAGGCAAGCGCCGTCGAGCTCATGAAGATTGCGGACGCCGTCGCTACCGCGTTGGGAAGCAGGCGTTGAGCAACGAGGATGCCGAGGACCATAAAGATGCCCCAGACACCGCCCATCAGAATCTGTCCAGCGAACATCCCAGCCGCGGACGACCACAACGCAAAGCAAAGATTGGCCAGTATCCCCATTGCGGCCGCGATACACATCAGCCACACGTTACCAAACCTGCGGCCGAGCCCGATGCTGAAGGGCATGATGAGCAGCTCGATGAACGGCTGTATCCCGATGACCGCACCGCGTACAGCCGGACTTAGCTTGAGCTGCTCTTCCATATAGATCAGCAAGAATCCGAACTTCACCGGTTCGCCTGCGTAGACGAGGACGAAGAGCCCCGTGAACGTTAGCAATGGAAGCATGGCACGCAGACTGGCGTGACGCGCGGGTTCACCCGTCGATTCCAGCTTGGGCCTCGCGACCGGATTCAGTGTTCCGAGCGGCACGATCTGTAGCAGCATGCAGATGGCGGTCAACCACAGCATGGGGCGCAAGCCATAGACAGCCGCTACCCAAGCGCCCAGGACAGGTCCGACGATCCATCCGCCGGTAAGCGCCATCCGGATGATGGCGACGACACTTTCATTCGCATCGCCGGGTTTGTCGCTGAGTTCGTCGTGGACAGCTGCAAAAATCTGCGAGGCGGTCGCACCGGCAACAGCCAGCAAAACGACCGCGATGACGAACGCCATCCAGACCGAAGTAGAGAGAGCCAGCCCCGCCCAGCCCAGGAAACCCGCCACGGCGCACATGCGAAACAGACCGAGACGATTGCCTGTGCGATCGGAGTAGCGGCCGATGCAATACCCCGCCACTGGCGCTGCAAGGCTCGTCAGGTAGTAGAGTCCCGCCAGCGGTAGCGAGGCGCCGAGTTCCTTTACCAGGAACAGAACGATCTGTGGTGCAGCCGCTGACGTGCCAAGGCCCGACAGAAACATGGCAATCGTTGCGCCGAGAAAAAACCTTGAAGCTGCGACTTGACGCAATGCAGAACTACGACCGGTACGGTCAGGCATCGTGAGATAAACCCCTTGGCTATGTTCCTGAACTTGTGCGCGAGCGACGCCCGATCCGGCGTGCACGCTGGAGATTATCGCAACGGGTTCTGGATTGCTATGGGCGGGGTGACGTGATTGTTCCGTCCTGGCTGGAACAAGGGGACGAGTCTTGAAGCTGGACGAAAGCGGACTGCCAGAGTCCGCCAACCTAGTCGTGTCGAACGGCCATCAGATCCTTCCCGGTCAACGCAAGGACCGCTGAGGCCTCGGCAAGCGCATCTTGCTCTTCTACGCTCAGCGCCGACTTTTCGGACCACGTGGCGACGAGGCGAGCTAGAACTTCTCGCGTTCGCAATTGAAGCTGGCGTGACGAATCCGCCTCTTCGGCAAGATTGCGAAGGCTGCGCCGTGCGTTGCTGCGCCCGTGTTCCGTCCCGTGCTCGATGGCGGAAAGCAGGATCGGAACGAGCGTTCTCCATCGAGGCGCGAGGTCGATCATGTCATGCTCAGCTGCCCAAACCGGGTTTCGCGACGTGTGCCGATCGGAAGATCCCTTGACGTTTCTGTTCATTTCAATTGCTCCTTCAACTACTGGCTGCGAGGTGCCAGCGCCGCAGGCAAACACCATTTCCACTACAACTCAAAGACCTTTCCGTTCGGGCTGACCTTCATGCCATGGGCGAGTCGCGTCCACGGGATGTCGGCGGGATCAGCGATCATCGAGCCTGGAGACTTGGCAATCAATACCGCCTCAGCCATGCGCTCAAAATCCGCTCTGAAGTGCACCGAGCTTTTGTTGACGACGATTTTTGCCGTCTCCGGATCGATACCCGCAACCTTGTAGAACGCCCGATCCAGCATCTGCACTTTCGCGGAGGCCACGACAATCCGCACCCCGGCGATGCTCAGACATGCCGTCGGTCCGAGTTCAATCGTTGCGCCCGCCAGCATTTCCCCATGGCAGATGCAACGGCCGTCCGAAAGATGCTCGACTCGAAACGTTCCCTCAAAGCCGTCACCTGACTGTGTCCCCAGTCGAAGGGAAATTGCAGCACCAACGCCGGCCGCGTGTGCAGCGCCAGCTGCAGCGGGATCATAAAAAATACCCAGCACGGCATCTTCGGCGCGCTGCCCGACCAACGCCTTGAGAATTCCCGTGGTGTTAGAGTCGCCGCCCGCGCCAGGATTGTCTTGCGTATCGGCAATGACGACCGGCTTGTCAGCACCCCGAGCGATCCGGATCGCTTCGGCGACAGCTTCGTCGGCGGACAGAAACTGAACGCGCCAATGGGATTCTTGCGATACGACACACTCATACAACTCGTCGACGGCTCTATTGACCGCATCGACATCGTGCCCATAACCCCAGATAACCGGGCCACATTCTGGAAAATCTGCAGCAGGAAATCCGGGCGTAAACGACAGCGATGCAACATCTCCCACTTCAAGCTCGGCGAGTCGTTCATACACGGCTTTCGCGGGCTCGAACATGGTGCTCATTGCATTGATCGGGATCAGGAACGGCACGCGTCGTACCGCTAGATGTAACGGCTTGCCTCCCAACATGACTTCCAGCAACCGCGCCGTGCGCTTCCCCGTTTCAGCCATGTCGACGTGTGGATAGGTGCGGTATGCGACCAGTCCGTTCGCATGATCCAGCATCCGGCCGGTCATGTTTGCATGCAGGTCGAGCGAAGCCACGATCGGAATGTTGCCTCCTATCGCCGTTCTTAAGCGCGACAGCAGCTCGCCCTCACCGTCATCGACATGCTCGGCCACCATGGCGCCATGAAGATCGAGGTAAATGGCATCGGGCGCATGTTGCCGGGCCGCATCCACAATTTCGTTCGTGAGACGTTCAAACGTTTCGCGTTCGACAGGCGCAGAGGGAATCGCATTGGCCCAAACGGACGGAACAAAGGTGTGTCCGTTCGCTTCCGCTTCCTTCATAAAACCTGCAACAGGCAGGTTCAATGACTTGAACGTCAGGATTTCCGCACCGCGCGACAATGGCGGCCCGCTCCCACCATGAACAAAGTCTTCGTAAGCTGCCCTGGTGGACGCAAACGTATTGGATTCATGCCGGAACCCAGCGAGCATAATCCGCATCACACCTCCCCGCGCTTCGCGGCAGGGCGCATTATCGCCATGGATATGGCGCCGACAATCAACAGACCGACCATGACGGCCAGGCCGCCGCGGATATCGCCTGTCGCAGCTTTCGCCCAACCTATGATGGTCGGACTAACGAATCCGCCGAGCAAACCGATCGAATTGACCAGCGCGATCCCGATCGCCGCATCCGGTCCCTTTAGATACTCAGATGGCATGGCCCAGAACACGCCGTATGCTGAATAGACGAGCGCTGTCGCCAACGTGATCGACACCAGTGCGATCGTGAATCGATGCATGGCGTATGTCCCCACCGCCAAAGCTAGTGCACCGGCCAGTAACGGTATCGTGCTATGCAAGCGCCGCTCGCCTAGCCGGTCAGACCTTCTGGCTAGCACCATCATCACCGGAATGGCAACCAGATAAGGAATCGCCGAATAAAAACCGATGCGGACCGTACTATCTTCGCCTGCAATCTTCAGCAACGTGGGCAGCCAGAATGCGACGGTATAAAGTCCACTGATCATGCAGAAGTACGGCAACGCCAACGCGTAGATTTTCGGATTTCGCAATACCCTGGACACCTCGGCGAGCGAGGCCGCCCGCGGCGTGCTGGGTTCCCCCCGCGCAACATCGAGTTGCCGCCGCTCGTCGTCGGATAGCCAGCGAGCATGCACCGGATAGTCGTCGAGATAGAAAAACGCCACCACGCCCAGAATGACAGCCGGGGCACCTTCAATCAAAAACATCCATTGCCATCCAGCCATTCCGTAAGCGCCGTCTAACGTTGTCATCGCCCATCCGGAAAGCGGACCACCCAGCATGGCGGCGATGGGCGTCGCGCTGAGCACGATGGACAATGCCCGCGCCATTTGCGTTCGTGGATACCAGCAGGTCAGATAGAAGATCATCCCCGGCGCAAATCCAGCTTCGAACACCCCGAGCAGAAACCGCAACGCATAAAAAGACTGCTCGTTTCGCACGATGAGCATCGCCACCGACGTCAGTCCCCACAGGACCATGATTCGGCTCAGCGTTTTACGGGCCCCGATTCGGGTCAGCAGAAAATTGCTGGGCATTTCGAACAGCACATAGCCCAGGAAAAAAATGCCTGCCCCCAAACCGTAAGCGGCGTCACCGAGGCCGATCGCGCCGGCCATCTGCAATTTTGCAAACCCGATGTTGGTTCGATCGAGGCTCGCAAACGCGTAGCACAAAGCCAGAAACAGCAGAATTCGCCTGTCGATGCGGCTAAACAACTGCGCCTGCTCGCCGCCCGATGCTGCCACCATTGTCTTGAACACTAAATTCTCCCGAATCAAGGAATCTGCCCCACCACGCTGTGCGATCCACTGCGTGGAACCAGCCGCGCTCGCTGATGAACGGACACCCCTCTTCCGGAAACAGTCGGTCATCAATATAGTCGGGGGGCGTGCGCCGCGTGCTAGCTATTTTCGTTGCGTGCCAAACCGAAAAAGGCAACGCACCGTAATTAATCTGCAATTTATATGCTAGATGAATCTCATGAGAATGAATGATCGACGCCGTTCCTACTTTATCGAGGTCATGAAACACTCCTCGATACGTGAAGCCGCGTATCACCTGAACACTGCGGCATCTGTGATTACCCGGCAACTCGATCGCCTGGAAGAAGAGATTGGTGCCGCACTGTTCCACCGGCGTTCCTACGGCATTATTCCAACTGAGGCGGCCCATCGGTTACTCGACTACTACCGCACCTGTCAGATCGCCGCCGAACGTTTCCAGGAGGACCTGCAGGGCGAGTTACACGGCACGGTCCACGTAGCCATGACGGAAGGCTATGTCACGCCGCTAGCCGCAAAGGTGATTCCGGCATTCTCGGCAGCGCATCCCGGTGTCGATCTGCAACTGTTCGTGCTGACAGCCAACAGCGTCATTAGCGAAATACAGGGTGAACGCGCGCATATTGGATTGTCGTACAACCCGCCCGATCTGCCCGACCTGCAGATTTGTGCCAGCGCATCCCGCCCAGTCATGCTATGCGTTTCACCGCATCATCCGCTTGCATCGTTGACCTCGCCCATCTCATTGCGCGACGTTCTGCCTCATCGCTTCGCGATCATGCCGGAACCCTACGGGCTCGGACAACTTATACAAGCCGTCGCGTTGAGTGAAGGCGTTCGTCTCGCGCCCTTTCTCACGACGAATTCTGTTGCTATCACGAAGGCTTTTGCTTTATCCGGAACAGGTTGCGCGTTTCTTCCTCGCACGGCGATCACGGAGGAGGCCAACTCCGGCAAGCTGGTTGCGTTGCCGTTGGCCAACCCGCTATTCGAACAGGCGCAAATGAAAATCCTGATCAAGGAGAACCGCCCATTGCCGCGAGCGGCGCAAGCTTTTCTGGAGTTCATCAAGGAGCGCGCTGGAATATTTGCTGACGCCAGTCGCGCACCTGCATAGTCTTGCTGGGCGGACGAAGTGTTAGCGCTCGGACGGGTCTCAGATCGCGACCGGCTGTTCGAGTCGCAACGCGCGCCTTGTGGTATCGAGCCGCACCTGCGCGCCTAGCGGCAGCGTCAGATTCGGATCGCAATGACCGCTGGGCCAACCGGTCAGGACGGGAATGCCGAGCGATTCGAATGTCCTGCGCAACAGCGGATGAAGTAAAGCAGGATCGACGGCGTCATTCGGCTGTTCGCCGAGCTCAGTAAAGCTCCCTACCAGCACACCCTTAAGCGTAGCCAGCTTGCCGGCTAGCCGCAGTTGCGTCAGTAAGCGGTCGACTCTCGAAGGTGTTTCGCCGATATCTTCGATAAAGAGAATCGCGTCTTTGGTATCGAGTTCGTAAGACGTGGCGAGCATACTGCAAAGCAAGGCGAGGTTGCCGCCGACCAATCGCCCGGTTGCGACGCCGGGTGCGAGTACGGTCAGGGTGAAATCCGCTGGAGGTTCAATCCATTCTCCTGGCACCACGCCTCCCTGAACCATCGCAAACACACTTGACTCGGTAGGTGCCCGCTTGTCGATCAGCAGGTCGGACGACAGCATTGGCCCGTGGAAGGTAACGAAGCGTGAGTGCCGTTGGATCGCCACATGCAGCGCAGTGATGTCGCTGTAGCCTATGAAAGGCTTCGGGTTCGCGCGCAACAGCTCGTAGTTGATCTTGTCGACCAGTTGTGTTGAGCCGAAACCGCCCCGCAGACACCACACCGCGCCGATATCGGGTGCGGTGAATGCCGCATGCAAATCGTCCCGCCGTGCATCGTCGGTGCCGCCCAGGTACTCGAACGGTACGTCTAGCGAAGCACGCGTTGCCGGCATCACGCGCGCCGCGAACCCTCGTGAAGTCAGCCAGCGCGCCGCTTCATCGACCTTGTCCGGTGCGGTTGAAGCAGGCGCCACGATAGCCACCCCTCCACCTGGCTTTAACGCCGGTACAGGCGCGATAGCAAACCCAGTAGAAGACGACCCCGCGCCAGAAGAGAGAGAAGCACATCCGCTAACGGCTGCACTTGAGATGGACAGCGCACTCGTGCGAGCCAGGAAGTGTCGTCGATTCATTGCAGTTTTTGTTTGTACGCTCATGAAATTCGAACTTCAGAAGGAAGGCAAACGCAGCTAGGCGATGCGCAGTTGCGCCAGCTCTTCCGATATCAGTTGCCCAAGCGCCGCAATATTGCGTTCGATACGCTCGTCCAGCGGCATACCCATGTTGAGCCGAAAACAATGATTCAAGCTGCCGTCGATACAAAATAGCTGACCTGGCGCAAACGCGATTCCGTTCGGGAGCGTCCTGCGCAACAAGGCCTCAGAATCGAAGCCGCGTGGCAATTCCACCCATAGCCAATGGCCACCCAAAACCGCATAACTACGCGCTTCCACAGGAAAGTGACGTTGCACGGCTGCCCGGTACGCTTTGGCATAGCCTGCGAGCGTCTGACGCAAACGACGTAAGTGTGGCTCAAACAGGCCGCTCGCCATAAACGCGGCTAACGTGTGCTGAAAGAGCGGCGCAGGCTCCGGCATAAAGTCGAGCTGCCTGTGCAGGTTGGTTACTGCAAAACCCATAGACATACCAGGGCTGACCAAGTCGCTTAGATTCGTGATGTAGTGCACCTGCCCGGTTTGATCAAACGCCTTGAAAGGCAACGGACGGCTCTTGCCAAAATACAGCTCTCCGTTCTGATCGTCCTCGATAAGCGGCACACCATGCTTTGCCAGCAGCTCGACAGTGGAACGCTTGGCTTCGTCGCTCATCAGTCCGCCGGTCGGATGCGAAAAGTTCGCCGAGAATACGCATGCCGTCACGCGCTCCCTTTTCAGTACGAAATCGAGCGTATCGGTGGATAGGCCGTGCTCCGGATGAGCGGGTATTTCAAGCACTTTCAGCTCCATCGCATCCAGGTCTCGTAACAGCCTCATCGAAGCCGGCGATGCGATTGCAACAGTGTCGCCCGGTTTGGTCAGCAGTCGCAGCAGCGCCCGATGGGTGAATTTCCCACCGGGCGTGATCGTGATGTCTTCAGCACGCCAGTTGCAACCCATTAAACGTCCGCGGCGTGCCAGCTGTTCCGCGAGCGGCGATTGCGCGCACATGTCTCCCAACGTAAAAAAGGAAGGATTGCGGCGCGCCTGAGCGGTCATGATGCGTTGCAGTGCTACGACCGGATACAACTCCGGATCGATCATGGCAAACAGCATGGGCTGATCCTTCACTTCCAGCCGGTCGAGTTCGCGAAGCAAGGCGCGCTGCGCCGGCAATGAAGGCTGCGCGACCACTTCGCGGCGGGACTGTTGCGGCAAGCCTGCGATTGTCCGCCGTTCCCGAACATAGAAGCCAGAACGCGGGCGTGCCGCGATCAGGCCCGCGTCTTCCAGCAAGTACAGTGCGTGCGTAACCGTGGCACTGCTTCCTTTGAAGCGCGAACATAAGGCGCGGATTGACGGCAACTTGTCACCGGGGCGAAACGTCCCTGCGCAGATTTCTTCGTGCAGTTGACTGGCAAGCTCGCCGTAACGGGTCGTTCGATCCCACATCCGTAATCCACCTGTTTTCGGAACACCGCCACACGGTTTCCGGTGTCGGCTTACATCAACGAATATCAAAGACGGCTTGATGCCGGATCGGTCAATACGACGGCGGGATCTATGGCGTAGCGGCAACCGAGTCAATTCTAACAGCGCCCCACGCCAATCACCGCACTCCGGCAGGCGCCTTAACTGTACTGATCGATCGAGGGATACAGAGGGAAAAAAGGATGCAGTGCGACGGTCCAGATTGTTGTGCCTGCCGCTATCGCCCGATATCGCCGTTACGCAGAATGTCTAGACCACGAAGCGGATCGAAAACAGGAAAACACATCATGAACCAGCAGCAACCATGCTCGAACCAGGATTACGCAACACCGGAAGAATCGGTCCAGGAACGCCTTGATCAGGCCGCTCGATTGCAGCGATTGATCCGGCATCTCTGGCACTAGTGGTTGCACGCACCTTTACTTTATGCTCTCGAAACTTGAAGAAGCGACGCCGGCAATCCTGCTCGGCGGCAAAATTCGCGCGTTGAGGCAGCGGCTAAAACGCACACTCGACCACACAGCAACCGCAGCCGGTATTTCGAAGCCGTTTCTTTCTCAGGTTGAACGAGGACTTGCCACGCCGTCCATCAGGTCGCTGAATGGGATTGCGAGCGCGCTCGGTGTCGCGGTGCAGTACTTTGTGAATGCGCCCGCCGAACGGCAGCCGGTGCGTTCCAGCGCTGAGCTGAAATTTTTTAAGTTTGCGGAATCGGCGAACCTGTTCGCGCAGCTCACACGTGAATCGAGCTCTCAACAACTCGAGGCTGTTCTCGTCAGGTTCCCACCCGGGCAAAGGCAACCTGGCGAGATGCTCACCAGGGCGAGCGAAGAGTTTCTGTACGTTATCTCCGGCGAGGTGTCGCTGACATTGGGACGCGAGACGTTTGAATTGCAAGCGGGAGACAGCGCACATTACTCGTCTGCGCTGCCACGTGAATGGATGAATAGTCAGTGCGTTGAGGCACTTGCGCTTTGGGTGGGTACGCCGCGGTTGCTTTAGAGGTTCGGGGAAAGCCGAAGATTTCCCCACGTCTTTCAAACCCGAACCCCGCGCCGCTCAGAACTGATACCCCACCTTCACACTCCCCGCCTGCGCCGACGCATGCGTGGTATTAATCAGCGCGTCATAACCGAGCGACACCGTCAGCGCTTTAGTCGGCTGCATACTCACACTCACGCCCGTAGTCAGATACCCACGCGGCAAACTCGTACCCGGCGCGGTAAACAGCGTCCCATCCTGCGACGTCACCGTAACAGAGCGACCCGCGTCGAGTACTTCATGCGCGTATCCGAGTCGCAGTTGCACATTCACCGGCCGCATCGCATCGCCGAACGCCTTGTCGATCGTCACCTCGGCATAGGGCTGCAAGCTGTGCACGTTGTCGGTTCCGACGTTCAGATCCTGCCCGCCTGCCCCGCTCTCGCCAAACCCATTGCCATGGAAGTACGCGTAACGCAGCCCGATGCGCGGTGTGATCACGAAACTACCGAGCGTCAGCGGCAAGCTAGCCTGTCCACCTGCCGTCAGTTCCTGACCGGTATGGTCGCCCTGCGCGGTACCGGGCGTGCCGAACGGCCGCTTCTGCGACAGGAAGTCGAGCCCGTAGCCCAAGGTAGCCGACACGCCTACCGGACCGAGCCAGCGGTTGCCATACAGCGCCGCGCGCAGCGTGTCGATGGCGCCTGAATCGCCGGTGTTCTGCTCGTCGATATCGGTGTGGGTGTAGCCTGCGGCGACACCCACGGTGTAGTCCCCGAGGCGCTGGTCGAGTCCTGCAAGGAAACCGTACTGGTTGGCCTGGAAGCCGGGCTCGCCGTTCGCGCCACCGACATTCGTATGCGTGCCCGTGGCATTGATCCAGCCATCCGGCACAGCCACCGTTGCAGCAGACGCACGCCCCATCCGGTCCAGCAGTGCAGCGTTCAGCGCCTGGGCATCGAGCGAGGCGATCGATCCCACCGCCGTGTAGATGCTGGTATCCACCGGTGCAACGACGACCGGATTCGTCGAACCACCGGGCCCGGTATTGCCCGGACCCGTATTACCCGGACCGGTCGCATTCGCGAGCACAAGCTGGACATTGTTGGCGCCGTAGGTCACGGACTGTTGCAGCGTGCCGAGATTCGCGCCGGTAGCCGTCGTGCTGGTAAAGCGTCCGCTGACTCCGTTCGCAGCCGAGACGATGGTGTACTGCGTCGCGCTATAGGTGCCGGGGTCGTAGGTGAGCGCCAGCACGCCGTTGAGCGTCGCTGCGCCGCCAACCTTCAGCAGCGAGGCGGCAGTGGGACTGACTTCGATAGAGAGCGTCGAGTTACTCGCCTGGCTGTAGTTGCCATTAACGGTAAGCGTGCCGATCGTGCC
This region includes:
- a CDS encoding lanthionine synthetase C family protein; the protein is MTLFDPTRHEPLIETDWDEHVARATIQHIAAGTHASFNPDTYWPTHSLDGGPSDTLTYLYHGACGTFWALAFLESVGATAPGVDYAPHYSTLLERNRIALQDESAQSLASYMMGDIPILLLEYEHTPTEQLADKLADLILSNLDNPTRELMWGSPGTLLASKFLYERTSDERWADLFRLTADKLWSELLWSPEHACFYWTQDLYGKQSTYLDSVHGFVATAVPLIAGRHLLSDERWSGWRERITTTVSRTAVVDDGKANWHAQLVRENANVAPHLMQFCHGAPGFVICLANMPGDELDTLLLAAGEATWAAGPLKKGSNLCHGTGGNGFAFLSLYRRTGDSKWLHRARAFAMHGIAQTMAAERQYGQLRYSLWTGDPGFAIYLWNCIHGTASFPTLDFFFTDIK
- a CDS encoding SDR family oxidoreductase; translation: MNAVAQAPLILITGGARGVGAATARLAAAQGYDVAISFVSDESSALAVVADVEAVGRRALAMRADSADPEQVVQLFAAIDQKFGRIDVLVNNAAIIAQQSKLEDLSFERMQRIFAVNSIGPILCAQQAVKRMSFRHSGRGGVVINISSASARLGSPNEYVDYAASKGALETFTMGFSKEVARDGIRVNCIRPGHIYTDMHASGGEPGRVDRVRDSIPMGRGGQPEEVARAILWLASDEASFITGTFLDVTGGK
- a CDS encoding MFS transporter encodes the protein MHAGSGVARAQVQEHSQGVYLTMPDRTGRSSALRQVAASRFFLGATIAMFLSGLGTSAAAPQIVLFLVKELGASLPLAGLYYLTSLAAPVAGYCIGRYSDRTGNRLGLFRMCAVAGFLGWAGLALSTSVWMAFVIAVVLLAVAGATASQIFAAVHDELSDKPGDANESVVAIIRMALTGGWIVGPVLGAWVAAVYGLRPMLWLTAICMLLQIVPLGTLNPVARPKLESTGEPARHASLRAMLPLLTFTGLFVLVYAGEPVKFGFLLIYMEEQLKLSPAVRGAVIGIQPFIELLIMPFSIGLGRRFGNVWLMCIAAAMGILANLCFALWSSAAGMFAGQILMGGVWGIFMVLGILVAQRLLPNAVATASAIFMSSTALASALGGIAGGFGVALLGLPNVFLLPALFGCVAVVGLAWMARTERFSAY
- a CDS encoding M81 family metallopeptidase; translated protein: MRIMLAGFRHESNTFASTRAAYEDFVHGGSGPPLSRGAEILTFKSLNLPVAGFMKEAEANGHTFVPSVWANAIPSAPVERETFERLTNEIVDAARQHAPDAIYLDLHGAMVAEHVDDGEGELLSRLRTAIGGNIPIVASLDLHANMTGRMLDHANGLVAYRTYPHVDMAETGKRTARLLEVMLGGKPLHLAVRRVPFLIPINAMSTMFEPAKAVYERLAELEVGDVASLSFTPGFPAADFPECGPVIWGYGHDVDAVNRAVDELYECVVSQESHWRVQFLSADEAVAEAIRIARGADKPVVIADTQDNPGAGGDSNTTGILKALVGQRAEDAVLGIFYDPAAAGAAHAAGVGAAISLRLGTQSGDGFEGTFRVEHLSDGRCICHGEMLAGATIELGPTACLSIAGVRIVVASAKVQMLDRAFYKVAGIDPETAKIVVNKSSVHFRADFERMAEAVLIAKSPGSMIADPADIPWTRLAHGMKVSPNGKVFEL
- a CDS encoding MFS transporter, yielding MVAASGGEQAQLFSRIDRRILLFLALCYAFASLDRTNIGFAKLQMAGAIGLGDAAYGLGAGIFFLGYVLFEMPSNFLLTRIGARKTLSRIMVLWGLTSVAMLIVRNEQSFYALRFLLGVFEAGFAPGMIFYLTCWYPRTQMARALSIVLSATPIAAMLGGPLSGWAMTTLDGAYGMAGWQWMFLIEGAPAVILGVVAFFYLDDYPVHARWLSDDERRQLDVARGEPSTPRAASLAEVSRVLRNPKIYALALPYFCMISGLYTVAFWLPTLLKIAGEDSTVRIGFYSAIPYLVAIPVMMVLARRSDRLGERRLHSTIPLLAGALALAVGTYAMHRFTIALVSITLATALVYSAYGVFWAMPSEYLKGPDAAIGIALVNSIGLLGGFVSPTIIGWAKAATGDIRGGLAVMVGLLIVGAISMAIMRPAAKRGEV
- a CDS encoding LysR family transcriptional regulator, with product MNDRRRSYFIEVMKHSSIREAAYHLNTAASVITRQLDRLEEEIGAALFHRRSYGIIPTEAAHRLLDYYRTCQIAAERFQEDLQGELHGTVHVAMTEGYVTPLAAKVIPAFSAAHPGVDLQLFVLTANSVISEIQGERAHIGLSYNPPDLPDLQICASASRPVMLCVSPHHPLASLTSPISLRDVLPHRFAIMPEPYGLGQLIQAVALSEGVRLAPFLTTNSVAITKAFALSGTGCAFLPRTAITEEANSGKLVALPLANPLFEQAQMKILIKENRPLPRAAQAFLEFIKERAGIFADASRAPA
- a CDS encoding S66 peptidase family protein — translated: MAPASTAPDKVDEAARWLTSRGFAARVMPATRASLDVPFEYLGGTDDARRDDLHAAFTAPDIGAVWCLRGGFGSTQLVDKINYELLRANPKPFIGYSDITALHVAIQRHSRFVTFHGPMLSSDLLIDKRAPTESSVFAMVQGGVVPGEWIEPPADFTLTVLAPGVATGRLVGGNLALLCSMLATSYELDTKDAILFIEDIGETPSRVDRLLTQLRLAGKLATLKGVLVGSFTELGEQPNDAVDPALLHPLLRRTFESLGIPVLTGWPSGHCDPNLTLPLGAQVRLDTTRRALRLEQPVAI